Below is a genomic region from Streptomyces sp. NBC_00461.
CACTACTTCCCGGACCTTCAGGCTTCGTTGACCGACCCAGGGTTCACGGACCTGGGTAAGGGGCACGTCACGGTTGATTCGAAACAATGGCAGGCTTTCACCGGCGAAGCTATGCAGAATGCAGACGCGGGGGCCAAACTCCTGGTGTTTGCATCGCAGCAAGCTGATGCCTATTCAAGAGATAATCCAGACAGTCCAGTAGCCACTCATGCAAGCGGGGTCATTGACGGATTCTTTAGCCAGGAAGCAACCAATGTGTACCAGCAGATGGTGCACGACAAGAAAGAAAATTCGGATGAATGGAAGAGTAAATTCCAGGAGCAAGCAAATACGGCTGCTGACACAGTGATCGATGTCGCCCTGGATCCGCAGGGTGCCGCCAAGACGGTTACCGTTACGGTGGTGAAGGATCTAATCCACATGACCACGGATGCCTTCTGGCCGGATGATGAGGCGCCTGCTCCTAAACCACCCCAGACAATTCAGTGGAGTCATGAGTGGCAAGAGGAGGCGGGAAAGGCGTATGTGCATGGCGGCGGCAAATTCCCTCCAGTGACTACGGCGGACGGAATCACCTGGACAGGGGATCCGGAAGGGTATGCGAAAGAATATGACTGCCCTAGCTTCATAAATTCCGAGGGGAACTTGACGTTGTCTGGATCGGAAAAGCAGAAGGCTGCACAAAAAGTGGCGTATAACGCGTGGCTGAAGGATCCGGCGGTAGGTAAGAAAATTGCCGGCGATACCGGATTCACTACTCGTGATCAAGGTCGTCATGATGGTCAAGATCTGGCGGGAGGCTGATGATGCGCCATCGATGGGCCCCGGCCACGCTCCTTTTTGCTGTGCTGATCAGCGCTTGCTCAAACGGAAAGAGTGAGAGTCTGAGTGAAGCTGAGGGGAGGCAGGCTGCTGACAAGGCACGGCGGCCAGTCGCCGAAGTTTATTGGCAGCTCTACAACTCGATCGGTGGTTCGGCATCCCGGGGGGGTGGCTCCGGATTCTTTGCCGACTGTGAAAAGGTCAGAAAGGATTCAGTGACGTACCGCGTCACGACTCTACTGAGCTCCAACAGTAAGAAAGAGCCATTGGAAAACCTGACGGCGACGGTGGCCAAACAGTTGAAGAGTGCAGGATGGAGTTTGAGCCCCTCCAGCGGAGTTCATCGTTCCGCAGCTAAGAATGGCACCACTGTTGAACTCAATCCGTCACCCGTGAGCGGCACGTCGCTACAGCTGCAGGTCCGGAGTAAATGCGTGAATGTGGGCAAGGAGGCGGATGTCCTCACGAGTGACTACGCCAACGCTTCGGACAGTTACAGCAATTCCCAGGCATCGGCATCTCCGGTCCCCACGACATTCGCCAAGCCTTAGCTGGGAAATGAGTTCGTGACAATGACTCACCGCAGTTTTCCGCCGCTGGCTGCCGCGGCGCTGGTTCTTGCCGCGTTTGCTGCAGGGTGCGGTGATGAGCGAATAGGCGTCTCTGACGGCAAGAGAGCGGCCGACGAATCCCGCCAGCCAGTCGCGAAAACGTACTGGAGACTGCACAACGCCCTCGCCAACCAGCTCTACCTGACGCTCGGCGTTGGCGGCTTTACCGATTGCGCGGATCGAAATATCAAGAATTCAGTAGAGTGCGTAGTCGATGAGCCTCTCGCGGCGAAATCGGAAAAGCAGACCGAAGACCAATTCGTGGCGATGGCGAAAAGCATCCTGAGCACGGCCGGCTGGGATCTGAAACCCGCTGGCGACATGCTTCAGTCTGCCAAGAAGAACGGCATCGAGGTCCAGTTGCGCTCGTTTGACCGAACAGGCGACGATGGCGCGCTGGTTCGCCTGGTCGTCGTGGGAAAGTGCACGAATGTCGGTCAGGCCAAAGACGACATCTTCGATGCCTACGGCGGATCGGAACGCGACGAGTACCGCTCCTCCTCTGCGTCGCCCATCCCCATTCCGAGCTTCCTCGATTCGGACGAGGCCCCCTGAATCACCTGTTCACGGTGCCCACCTACCGACTGGAGTCCCATGGCTGACAAAGTACCGAGCCCGATGTGGCAAGAGCTGGACAAGCTCTATCAGGAGGTGTCCAAGGGCATCGCCGCAGTGGCCGACGCGCTCAAGACCGCCGACAAGCAGATGGCCGGCGGCAAGGGCAACGTGTGGGTCGGTCCCAACGCCCGGACCTGGGGGAGCGATCTGCACGGAGCCAATACCGACCTGTCCAAGCAGGCGCATGATTTCCTTGCCGAGGTGACGAGGCAGCGCGCTTCGCACCCGAAGGAAGTCACCCAGGCCGAGGCCGACAGCGAGCGTCGATTCCTTGCCGGACGGATGGGTTGACCGTGATGTGGCGACGCCCGAAGCAAACGATTACCGGTCGTCATCCGTATCTCCAACCCCGGTGCCGGATACCTTCATCGATCCCCTTGCGGCCTCCTCACTCGCCGTCAGCCGTCCTCAGGCTGACCAACTACCAACTGCGTGCTGAGTGCCATGCCTGACAAAGCGTCTGGCTCGACCTGGTAAGCGCTGGACAAGCACTACCCGCTCCGGCTGAATCCAGGCCATCGACCGCTGACCGCCCGCCCCGCGACCACCCGGGAACATCCCCACGGCACACCCAGCTGATCGCAAAAGACCGCTCACCAGCGGGCCAAGAGTGGGTGATCCGGGGGTTCGGGCGTTGACGCCGGCCCGGTCTGTCGAGAAACGTCTGAGGCGGCCGTTGCAGGTGCTCGGCCGAGGGCCGGGTTCCAGAACGGGGTGCGACAGCTGTGGGCTACCGCGGCGGAGACGCAGAGCACATACATGCGTCTGCTTCAGCCATGAAAACGGTCGTGACCTCGGCCGGGACACACTCCAAAGCAGCGACTTCGGCCGGGAAGCAGGCCTCCGACGCAGCGGGCGACGCCAGGGTGGCCTCGGCGGTCATCGCACTCGCCCGCGCGCTGGCGAAAGCAGCGGCCGACACCAGTACCTCCGTCAGCGATCTGGGTGAGGTCGCCACAACCACCGCCGCCAACCTCGCGAAAGCCACCGGCAAGTGACCGCGCCCACCTACCCGGTGCCCTCCGGCGACCCCGAGACCCTGCGCACAGCCGCGCGCCAGTACAAGACCCTCGCGCAGGATCACTCCACCCTGCTGACGACCTTCCAGCGTCATGTCGACGCGATCCTCACGGGCTGGACCGGCCCGTTGGCCGCGCAATACAAGTCCGCCGCGGAAGGCGTGTATCCGCGCTTCAAGGCGGTTCACGAGGCCGCCGCTTCGGCCCACACCGCGCTGCACAAATACGCCGGAGCCCTGGAGACCGCGCAAAAGGCCGTGAGTGGCGCCAACAGGAGTTCCAGCAAAGACGCGCACAACTCCCACGCCTCTGCTGCCGCTCACGGCCAGTCGGTGCACCAGCTCGGCTTGCAGGTCGGCGATGCGAACTCGGCCCTGAGCCGCGCCGCAGGCACCTGCGCGTCGGCACTCGGCCAGGCGCAGACCACGCTGGCCAGGACCTGCCCGGACACGATGTCCGCGAAGCAGCTCAAAGAGCAGGTGGACAAGGTCGGCGAGGAACTGAAGGAAGAGAACCCCGGACTGTGGGAGAAGCTCTTCGGGCCGGAGGGCGAACTGCGGAAGTGGGACGAGAAGTTGCATGCCGTACCGGCGCCGTACGCCGACATGGTGCTGCTCAAGCTCATGAGCTCCGCTGAAGGTGCGGAGGAAAGTGCCAAAACTGCCGAGGAGTTCGCCGCCAGGATTCCCGAGCTGATGGAGGCCGACTTCCCGAAGATGGCCCGCCCGATCATGAACGCCATGAGCCGAGGCGAGGCCACGGAAGCCGATCTCGCCCAGGCGATCGAGGACTTCGCCAAGGACTGGGACGCGATCGCCAAGTGGAACGCCGGGACGAAGGCGGCCAGTTTGAGTGAAGCCGCGCGGCTGCCTTGGCTGCGCGGTGTGGGAGTAGGCCTGAACGGGCTGGCATTCATCGGCGACGCCTACACCATGGTGAATCCCGAGGACAAGGGTGCGATGGGCTGGGTGGACCGCGGCGCCGCCGGGGTCAACGCCGGACTTGTCGGGTGGGACACCCTCGCCCTACTCACACCCCTGGATGCCGTTCCTGGCGTGGGGGAAGTCGTCATGATCGGTACCGGCCTCTTCCTGGGTGGCGACTACCTTTACCACCACTGGAAGCCGTTCAAGAACGTGTGTGACGCCACCGGCCACGCCGTCGCATCCGCTGCCAAGAGCACCTGGCATGCGGTCACCAGCATTTTCTGAGAAGTCGGACGGAGACAGCAAAATCATGACAGGTGACCCACGGCAGGCGGATGCCGATGCGGCACAGGCCCTCATGGATCAGGTCGAACGGGACGGCGCTGTGCAGCTACCGGCCTTGTCGACAGCCGAACTGTGCGTACTCGGCGCCATGCAGGCCACGCTGATCGACGAGGTCTCCTGGTCGTGGTGGTCGGGCATGACGGAGGCTGAGCGGTTCGGGATCTCGGCCATGGCCCTGAAATTCCTCGTTCACCGTGAACTGCTCGATGAACCGGAGCCCGGGGCAATCGAGGATGATTCCACGGAGAACGTCGCCCTGCCGGCCCGTCCCCTGCTCGCCATGATTCTGGCCGGCCGGACACAACCGGCTTTCGTTGTCGTCCGCGCGGAGGGCGCAAAAGCTGCACCAGAGCGGATGCGCTTGTACGGAATTGCCGAAGAAGGCCGAGGCCTGCGGGCCGTACTGGCCGAGACAGGCCCCGGAAAACTGCCCACGAGGTTCGGGCCGGCCTACGAGTACGCACTGGTCAGCCCTGCCGAAGCGGTCAGTTCCCTACTGCGCTGGGTCGACCGCGCCCCGGCCGGTCACAAGCTCGGCCGACGTCCTGCCAAAATCATCGACGTGTACCAGCCCAACAAGGGCTCGGGTCCG
It encodes:
- a CDS encoding WXG100 family type VII secretion target, giving the protein MTAPTYPVPSGDPETLRTAARQYKTLAQDHSTLLTTFQRHVDAILTGWTGPLAAQYKSAAEGVYPRFKAVHEAAASAHTALHKYAGALETAQKAVSGANRSSSKDAHNSHASAAAHGQSVHQLGLQVGDANSALSRAAGTCASALGQAQTTLARTCPDTMSAKQLKEQVDKVGEELKEENPGLWEKLFGPEGELRKWDEKLHAVPAPYADMVLLKLMSSAEGAEESAKTAEEFAARIPELMEADFPKMARPIMNAMSRGEATEADLAQAIEDFAKDWDAIAKWNAGTKAASLSEAARLPWLRGVGVGLNGLAFIGDAYTMVNPEDKGAMGWVDRGAAGVNAGLVGWDTLALLTPLDAVPGVGEVVMIGTGLFLGGDYLYHHWKPFKNVCDATGHAVASAAKSTWHAVTSIF